The DNA region ACATCTATCAAAAGCATCTTTTGCAATATTTATAGCATATTATACAATAATTTTTGCAAAAATTGTATATATAATATTACTATATAGGATTCTAATATAGTTTTATATAGATATTTGGAGGTTGGCTATGAAAATAGTAGTGCAGAAATTTGGTGGTACTTCTGTTTCCACCAAAGAAAGAAGATTATTAGCATTAGAAAAAATACTTGAAGCAAAAAAAAATGGCTATAGTCCCGTAGTAGTAGTATCCGCAATGGGCAGAAAAGGTGAAGCTTATGCTACAGACACTCTTCTATCTCTTGTAGACAAAAGTTTTAGAGATAATAATTTGCAAGCAAGTGATTTACTTATGAGCTGCGGTGAAATTATAAGCACTGTAGTTATAAGTAATGAATTAAATAAAATTTCTATAGATGCAGTACCTCTACTTGGCGGGCAAGCTGGCATAATCACAGATAACAATTTCAGTAACGCTTCCGTGGTAAGAATTGATACAAAAAAACTTTTAAATATATTAAATGAAGGAAGGGTTCCAGTGGTTGCCGGTTTCCAAGGTTTAACGGAAGATGGATATATAACTACCCTAGGTAGAGGTGGCAGTGATGTTACCGCCTGCCTTTTAGGTTCAGCATTAAATTCTAGTAAAATTGAAATATACACAGACGTAGATGGCATAATGACCGCCGACCCAAGAATTGTTAAAAATGCCTCATTAATAAAAGAAATAAGTTATAATGAGGTTTTTGAATTTGCCCATCAGGGTGCCAAAGTGATTCATCCTAGAGCAGTAGAAATTGCCGCAAAATCCAATATTCCTTTGGTTGTAAAAAACACCCTTAATCATTGCAGTGGGACTGTAATAAGTAAAGAGATCAGCAATAAGTATAATGGTTTAATAACTGGAATAGCTAATATGGATGATAGAATTCAAATTAAGGTTTCCCTAGAGGATAACAAGAGTAACAAAAATTATTTTAATATTCTAAATACACTGGGTGAAAATAAAATAAGCATAGATCTAATAAATGTTTTTCCAGATAAAAAAATTTTTACTATAAATAAAAATCAATTTTTATCTTTTAGTGCAGTAATGAAAAATTTAAATATAGGATACACGTATCTAGATGATTGCAGTAAAATTGCACTTATAGGAAATGGTATGAAAGGTGTACCTGGCGTTATGGCAACTATTCTGAAAATACTTACAAAAGAAGGGATAGAAATTTTACAAACTGCCGATTCCAATACAACTATTTGGTTCCTTGTTAAAAGCGACTCAGCAACTACTGCTATAAATGCTCTTCATCATGAATTTGGATTAGAAAATGAATTTAGCTTTATTAAATAAGATATCTTAAAATAATTGACCATGGAAAACTATTAGATAACTAATTATTTTTCAATATGTCTAAATAAAAAAACACTATCAAAAGCCATTATTAATTGGTAATTTTTGATAGTGTTATTTTTAGAAATTTTAATGAAAATGTTATCTAATTCTAGTTGATATTTATGCCATAGAATATTTCTGTCATCTCTCTATCTAGGGCCTTTATTATGTTATCTTTCTTCTCTTTACTTAAACTTTTTTCTTCCATATCAAATAAATAATTTTCCAAATTAATGTCTTTTAGCTTCATCTTTGTATGAAATATATTTGATTGATATATGTTCATATCTGTTAAAATGTATCTATTTACAGTTCTGCTTGCAATAAAATTTTGTATTGAATTTATTTTATGATCTATATAGTGCTTATGTCCATCCATGTCTCTAGTAAATCCTCTAACTTTGTAATCTATAGTAATAATATCCGAATCAAAACTATCAATTAGATAATCTAAAGCCTTAAGTGGAGAAATAGTTCCACAGGTTGCCACATCAATATCTACCCTAAAAGTACTTATGTTGTTTTGTGGATGACTTTCCGGGTATGTATGCACAGTGACATGACTTTTGTCTAGATGTCCTACTAGATTTTCTCTAATTGGTGACACTACTCCCTTATTACAGGATGGATCAAGTACATATAGAGGTACTTCTTCCTCTGAGATAAGCAATGTTACACTGGCACCCTGTGGCTCGTAATCTTGTTTTGCAATGTTCAGTACACTAGCACCTATTATCTCTGTAACATCCATTAAAATTCCTGTTAACCTTTCAGAATTATACTGTTCGTCTACATACTCAATATACTTTTTTCGATCCTGATCATTTTCAGTATAACATACATCATATATATTAAAGCTAAGTGATTTGGTTAAATTGTTAAATCCGTATAATTTTAATTTGTCGTTATTAGCTGCTGACAATTTTCTTCACCTTTTCCTATAATTTATATGCTTAATATTATCACATACACATCCATTAAAACAATATGAAAATTTATTTCTGTATTTAAAATATTTTAACAGCTTTTAAAGATCAGAAAATTCTATTTCGATCTTTTTCATTCCAATTCCATTATCATTAAAATTACCTATATCTTCTCCTTTAATAATATTGCAAGGAAGTATTATACTGAACTTACAGCCTTTATTCATATCACTCTCTAGAATAACTCTACCACCATGCATTTCAACTAAATATTTAACTAGTGAAAGTCCTATGCCGCTTCCTTCATTTTCTTTTAAAAGCCCGTCCTTGACTTGTGTAAATCTATCGAATATTCTGTCCTGCATATATTTAGGTATGCCTATTCCATTATCTTTTACTGATATATATAAATTATTATCACTTTCATACATATATACTTCTATTTCTCCATCCTTTGGTGTAAATTTTATAGCATTAGACAGTAAATTTAACATTACTCTTTCAATTTTTTCCACATCGCAGGCTATTATTTTTTCTTCAATTTCTGTATCAAATATAATATTGATACCTCTCTCCTCCGCAAAAGGTACGATAGAAAGAGTGATATCCTCTATAACCTTTACGATCTCCACATTGTGCAAATTTAATTCCATAAAACCTGCTTCTATTTTACTCATATCTATAAAATTGTTTGAGAGTTTTATAAGTCTATAACAATTTTGCTTCATAATTTTAAGATAATTTAAAGTTTTCCTGTTACTACTTAAATTATTCTTATTTAAGTCTAGTTCAACCAATTGAATGCTGCTAAATATGACATTTACAGGAGTTCTAAGTTCATGAGATATATTTGCTAAAAATTCCATTTTCATTTTGTCAATTTCATTTGCTCTGTTGATAATTTCATCTTTATCCTTAACCTTTTCTTCAAGTATGTTTACATGCTTATTGAAGTCTTTGCGTTCATTATCCAAGGTGATTAATATAAGGAATAAAGAGCAAGCTAATGACTGAATTACATAAAGAGCTAAGTCTAAATTAAAACCATTATCAATTACTGATATCATCAAAATTTCAAATATTATTTGACTTATAGGAAAAACAATACAAGAAATTCCTAAACACTTTTTACTTATATTATTATTATTACTTTTTAGCACAAGTATACCTATAAATATATAAATAGACATAATTAATACTTTATGAATAAATACACTTAGGCTTGGAATAAAATTCAAAGAAATTATATCTATTAAAGTAATAATTATAGCTATGTATTTGCAGCTTGATTTTATTCTTATATTCATAAAATTAAATAAAGCTAAAATTGCAACAAAATTTGTTGCTAGAAAAAAAATAACTGTAACACTATTAATGATAGGATTTAATTTTATAATATTATTGAGTATAGAAAAAATAACTGTAAATATGCCTAATACATGACTTACAGATATTAAACCTATGTATTTTTTAGAATATATAGTACTAAATACAATAGAAATAAGTGCTAAAGTTGAGTAAATAAATAACATAATCAGAAAAAACATAATATTATGCATTAAAAACACTCCATAAAAAATTATTTTCTACAATTTACGTCAAAATACATCTCTTTTATTCATTGTAACAGAATTTTTTATTATTATAAACAAAAAATATTAAAATTATTAATTTTCTTCAGATGATATTTCTTCTATAATAAATTTATCAAAATCAATTTCATCTATAAAGTGATTTTCATTAAAAGTAGTTTTTCTTCTTCTATTGTATTCTTTCACATTAGGAGGCAGCCAATAGGGCTTTGAAATATCTAATTTATAGCATAATTCTTTTATACATAATTTTAAATTATCCTGATAACTTCCCTCTCCATCAGAGATTACAACTTCATCTTTTATAATCTTATTATTTTTTATAACCTTTCCCCATATTCTCATAATTTTTATTCTCCTATTTATTAATGAATCTTAGTAAAGTGTATTAATTTTTGATACCTAAAATTAATTTTTTAATTAATTTTATAATTTAATCTTTTTTCTGTCAAATTTTTATACATACAAAAATAATCTATATATATTCAATTTACAACTCATCTTGTAAAATAATTGAATACAAATAGATTATTTTCTATGCTTATATATAAATGTACTTAAAAAATAATATAAATAGTCTCATTCTCATAATGCTGATAATTAATACTATTTATACATATACTCTCTTGTCAATGGTATATTAAATCCAGGTTTTTTAGGTGACTTGCTTAAAAGCACCTGATATATAGATATAAGACCAGCTCTGAAATTTATTGCACAGCCTGTCATATATAATAGCCATGCCCTATAAGTTTTATCTGAAGTAAATTCTATTGCTTTTTCTTTATTTGATTCTAGATTTTTAACCCATTGAACTAAGGTTTTATAATAATGTTCTCTTAAACACTCCACATCACAAATTTCATAATTTTCATCTTCCATTATAGATATTCCACCGCTTATTGTATGTAATTCTCCACCTGGGAATATGTACTTTTCTATGAATTCACTTTCATCCTTGCCTACTTGTGAATTCTTGGAATGAGTTATACCATGGTTTAAAAATAGTCCATCATCTTTCAGAAGCCTATGCATTGTACTAAAATAAGTTGGAAGATTTTTTATTCCTACATGTTCAAACATCCCTATACTTACTATCTTATCGTATACGCCTTCACCTTCAACATCACGATAATCTTTAAGTTCAACAAAACATTTTCCTTCAAGATTTTCATCTTTTATTCTTTGAGATACATATTTATATTGTTCTTCACTAATTGTTACTCCATGAGCCTCAACACCATAATGTTTCGCCGCCCATGTAATCATAGTACCCCAGCCACAACCTATTTCAAGAAGCTTTTCGCCAGGCTTAAGTCGTAATTTTTTACATATATGATCTACTTTATTCTCTTGCGCTGTAGTTAAATCATCTTCTTGATTTTTATAATAAGCACAGGAATATGTCATACTGGAACCTAAAAACAATCTATAAAAATCATTAGATATATCATAATGATGAGATATATTTTCTCTATCCTTTTCTTTTGTGTGTAAGTTTATACTTGGAAAAGATGTTCCCTTTAATAGCAAGGTAACTTTATCTTTGTTTGATATTTCTATATTTTCAAACTGATCCTTTAAAGTTAATGCTTCTATAATATTTCCTTCTATATCAAAAGTTCCATCCATAAATGCTTCTGCAAAAATCATGGTTGTAGGATTCGCCAATATCTTTTTAAAAGTATTCTTATCATTAAACTTCAATATAAATTCTGGATTTTCTGTATAATTAATAGTTTCATTATTCCAAAATACCATATTAAAATTTTTCTTAGTTTGTTCAAAAATACGTCCAACTGCTTCTAGTAAATCTTTGTCCTTATTTTTTTTAGTATCAAAAGCCATTATATCCCCTCCAAATATAAATATCAAAAAAATTTTTTATAGGCATTAACCATATAAAAAATTTTTTAAACATACTAATTATAATATTCGATTTTTTTTCATTCAAGCTAGTCTAGTAGAAAAAAGTGCCATTGTAATCGTTTCGTCCTTTTTAATACTAGATTATACTTATCTTTACTCGAATTATTGCAATTTTTACTGCAAGCATATGTAATCATTGCAATTTTACATTTTTGTAAATATATATTTATCATTCAACTATAATACAAAAATTGTTTTTTTTAAAACTATACCAATCTTTCCAATTGAACATTTATATCATCAAGTTCTTCGTGCAACTTGAAATCTGATACAACTTTTACAATAAAATCCACTGTTTTTCTAGTTGCCTCTGGATCTCTATATTTTCTTTGTGATTCCATTATTTCTTTTAACATCTTTCCATTTTCAGATAATAATCTTTGTACTGAATCATTTAAATTTCTGTAATCCTTGCAAACTATTCCAAGCCTTTTTTCCTCTATATAATATGAATTTTCCTCTTCCTGCCCTAAAAGCTCACCTGTAATTATTATAGGTAAATTTGAAGCCACAGCCTCCATTAAAACATTAGGACTTCCACGAGTAATCAGTATGTCCACTTCTTCCATAAGCTTATTAACATTATTTACATATCCATAAACGTCTAATCTATTACCATATTTTTCACTATATTTATTTTCAAGTTTATTTTTTAAAACAGAATTTTTTCCAGCAACAATTTTAACATTACAATTGAAGTTTTCCAATAAAATCTCAGCAATGCTCCCCAAATTACCTACCCCTTCACCGCCACTCATAAGCAGAAAATTCAAGGCATTTTTAGGATCATCATTTATAATAGGATTTTTTCTCACATTATCATTATAAAATCTTGATCTTACAGGAAACTTATCAATTGTTACTCTTGAAGCATAAGCTCCAAATTTAATACATCTTTCCTTAGCCTCTTTTGTTGGGGAAATTATATAGTCTGCTCTTCTATCTACCCATAAAGGTGTTATACTTATTAAATCAGCTATAAGCGTAATAAAGGGTATATTATATTCATTTTTATATAGTATATTTAATACAGGAGCATTAAAATTAGGATGTATGGATAATATCAGATCTGGCTTTTCCTCGTCTAAAATTTTTAGAAATCTCTTTTCCATAGTTCTTTCAGTTAACTTAGTTAAAAGCTCTGGTTTCTTCAATGAAATATTCCATACAGCTTTCCATAAAACTCTTGCTCTTCTGGTAAAAAAACCATAGGATTTGCTAACTGTATTTAGCAATATACCATTTGTATCAAACCCCTCAATAACCTTTGCATTTACATTTGGAATTTCTTTAAACTGTTCCATTAATGCCTCTGCAATACTTTTATGACCACAACCAGTATTATTTGAAGATATAATTAATATATTCACGATTTCTCCTCCTTATTTTGTGTAGAGATAACTAAAATCTTCAAAATATATAAATCTAAACCATATTATTAAATTTTCAATAACTGTATAATAGCGTATTTATCCCACGAATAACCGCTGTAACACTCCATCTTTGAAAGCTGGAGATAACAGCGGCATGTCTCTGAATAATTAATTTAAACTCAGTAAAAATAAGGAACTCTCATTAAGTAAGCTTCTCTTATAATTCCATAAATTAAGTTTCATGTACATATTCATTATGCATTAACTAATATAAAAATGCAATAGTTCACTATTGCTAACATTTTAAATTTTTATAATTAATACAATTATTTACATTTGCATCATTTTATTTACATTGTCATAATATAATTAACACTCTACTATCTTTCCGCCCTTTCACATCTAATTTTTTTACCCTTCATAGTTTTTTCCCTTAATGCCTCTATTACTAAAGAACCTTTTCCATTTAATATATCAATATACGACAAATTATCTTGTATATCTATTATTCCTATATCTTCACTTTCAACTCCATTTATATTAGATATAGTGCCAACAATATCTACATTTCTTATTTTCTTCTTTTTTCCCGCATTTATGTATATTTTTAAAATATTTTTATTTAATTCAAAACTTTTCTCTTTTTTTAGTTTAGGTTTATTTTTAAGTCTTTCATTAAATAAATTTTTTCCAACTTCTATGTCCCTTAGTTCAGGCAACTGAGCTTTATTTATAGTTCTTTCAATATATTCTTCAATTTCATTTAAAAATCTACACTGGTTAGGTGTGACAAAACTTATAGCCTTACCATTATTTTCTCCACGTCCTGTTCTTCCTATTCTATGTACATAGCTTTCTTTCTCGAAGGGTAAATCATAATTTATAACATGGGTTACATTAGCTATATCAATCCCTCTAGCTGCAATGTCTGTAGCCACTAAAAAGGTAAATTCACCTCTGCTAAAGCTTTTAATTACATTCAATCTGTCCTGCTGAAGCATACCACCATGTATGGAAACACATGAAAATCCTTTATCCCTTAGTATAGAAAATAAAGTTTCCACTGAATTTCTAGTATTGCAAAATATCATAGCACTATCAGGATTTTCCGTATATATTATCTTTTTAAGTAAATCAAACTTATCTTTTCCTTCAACAATATAATAATAATCCTTTATTTTTTCAGTTATTGGTTTTTCAGCTTTTATATTTATTACTTCAGGATCTTTCATATATTCATGGCAAAGTATTTGTATTTTTTCTGACATGGTGGCTGAAAATAGCATGGTTACCCTTTTTGGGGGCAGCTTATTAATTATATTCTTAACCTGATCTATAAATCCCATGTTCAGCATCTCATCAGCTTCATCAATAACTAAATAGTTTATACCACTTAAATTTATAGTACCTCTTTCTATATGATCCAGTGTTCTACCAGGGGTTCCTACTACCACATGAATCCTTTGTTTCAATTCTCTAACCTGAGATGAAAAAATTTGTTTTCCAAAAATAGCAGTGCACCTAACTTTCTTAAACCTTCCTATATTGGATATATCCTCTTTAATCTGTACGGCTAATTCTCTTGTAGGAGTAAGTATTAATGCTTGTGGATTACTATTTTCTATTTCTACTCTTTCACATATTGGTATGGCAAAAGCAGCTGTTTTTCCACTGCCCGTTTGGGATTCCACTATTATATCTTTATTTTTTAAAACTAATGGAACTACTTTCTTCTGAACTTCCGTGGGATTTTTATACCCCAACTTTTCTAAAGATAATAAAATTTCCTTTGCTATATTAAATTCATAAAAATCATTCATTTTTTTTCCTTCTCCGTAAGTACTTCGTTCATGCTTCCAGTTCTATATCCAAAAAGATCTAAAGTTACATATTTAAATCCTATATCTTTTAATCTATCCACAACTTTGTCCATTAATTCCACATTAAAAAATTTTTTTCTCTCCTCAGGTGAAACCTCTATTCTAGCAATATCTCCATGATGTCTTACTCTCACCTGACGAAAACCTAAATCCAATAAAAATTGTTCTGATCCTTCTATCATTTCCAATTTACTGGTAGTTATTTCACTACCATAGGGAACTCTAGAGGATAAACATGCAAAAGAAGGCTTATTCCAAGTTCTTAAACCCATAGATTTTGATAACTCTCTTATATCCTCTTTATCCAAATTTGCTTCCTTTAAAGGGCTAATTACATCAAGTTCTTTAGCAGCCTCCATACCTGGTCTATAATCCCTAGTATCATCTAAATTTGACCCATCTAAAATTTTTTCCACATTGCTTTCTCTTGCTACTTCTTTTATTTTTGTAAATAATTCTTTTTTACAAAAATAACACCTATTTGTAGGATTTTTTGAAAAACCTTCAATATCTAATTCCTCTGAAACTATAACGATATGTTTTACTCCTATTTCTTCAGCAAATTGCTTTGCCTCCTTAAATTCTCTTTCAGGATATGTAGAAGATTTGGCTGTTACTGCAATAACCTTATCACCAAGAACATCATGAGCAACTTTTAATAAAAAAGTACTGTCAACTCCACCTGAATACGCTATGGCTGCACTTTTAAGTTTTCTTATGTTATCCTTTAACATATTTAATTTATAATCAATACTCATATTTATTCTCCTCTTTATATAATTTAAGACATACAAAGCTGCACATTAATTGAAAAATATTAACCATATTTTGTGCTATACAAAAATAGAAATGTAAAAATAATAACACTATGAGAATATCCTCAAAATACAGTATAATACAAAATGGACCACTAGCTAGTTAATTATATCTTTAAATATCCCTTAAATTGCATATATTATTAAAACAATTTTATATATTACTTTATTAATTGTCAAGATAACTAAGCTCTAGATAAATTGACAAAAACCTATACAAAGTATACAATTATTAAAGTTTTTAGCAGAATGAAAATATAATTGTACAAGGAGAATAAAATGACTATTTCATTTGAAGAATTAGGATTAAATATAGACTTAATAAATGGCCTGAAAAAGCAGGATATAAAAATCCCCACAGATATACAGGCTAAAGTTATACCTCTAGCATTAGAAAACAAGGATATAATAGCAAAATCTCAAACTGGTACTGGAAAAACTCTTGCTTACCTTCTTCCCATGTTTCAAAAAATAGATTCTGAGAAGAGAGAAATGCAGTGTATCATCTTGGCACCTACTCATGAATTGGTAATGCAAATAGATAGAGAAATACAGCTATTATCACAAAATTCTCAGATAAATGTAACATCTTGCACTATAATAGGTGATGTTAATATGTCAAGACAAATTGAAAAATTAAAGAAAAAACCTCATATAATAGTAGGTTCTTCAGGACGTATTTTTGAACTTATCAAAAAAAGAAAAATATCAAGTCACACCATTAAAACCATCGTTATTGATGAATGTGACAAATTACTGGACAAAAATAATATATCTAAGGTAAAGGATATAATAAAAACTACTCTGCGAGACAGACAATTAATGGCCTTTTCTGCAAGTATAAATGAAACTGCATTAAGTTCTGCTTCTTCCCTGATGAAAGAACCTTTAATTATAAAAATTCAGGATGAAATACTTAACACCAATGTTCAGCATATGTATTTCTTATCAGAACTAAGAGATAAATTTGAATTACTTAGAAAGATAATAGCCTCTGAAAATCCTAAAAAATCTCTCATATTTATAAACAAACCTGTTGAAATAGAATTTATAGTATCTAAGCTTCAATATCATCATATAAGCTGTTATGGTCTATATGGAAATGCTGGAAAAGAGGAAAGAAAAAAAGCCTTAGCAGATTTTAGAAATGGCAAAATTCAATTTTTAGTGGCTTCCGACATAGCAGCAAGAGGCCTAGATGTTAAAGATATAACTCACATATTTAACTTAGATTTGCCAGAAGACCCACAGGAATATCTTCACAGAGTAGGCAGAACTGGAAGAATGAATAAAGCCGGTACAACTATTTCAATTATTACAAAAGACAATTTGCCTACTATAAAAAAATATGAAAATAAATTTAGCCTTGAAATTAAAGAAAAATATATATTTAAAGGCAAAATCATTGATAGAATTAAATGATTATCATATTTTTGTGATTCATACTTGTAAGAAAAGGCGAATTAACTACCAAGTTAGTTCGCCTTTTTCTTAAATTATTTATTTTATTGACTTTATAAATCTCTCTATCCTCTTCATAGCTTCTAATATATGATCCATAGATGAAGCATAGCAGGCTCTAATAAAACCTTCGCCGCATTCTCCAAATGCATTACCAGGAATCACCAAAACTTTTTCTTTTTTCAAAAGTTCTTCACAAAATTTATCTGAGGTCATACCCGTGGATTTTATAGATGGAAATACATAAAATGCGCCTAGGGGTTCAAAGCATTGTAATCCCATATTTTTAAAGCTGCTTACCATCACACGCCTTCTTCTATTGTATTCACTAACCATTTCCTTTACGGAGTTTTCTCCATTTTTTAGTGCCTCAATAGCAGCATATTGAGCGGTAGTAGGAGAGCACATTATGGCATACTGATGTATTTTTTTCATGGCATTTATTAGTATTTTATTTCCGCAAACATATCCAAGTCTCCAACCTGTCATAGCATAGGCTTTTGAAAAACCATTTATTACTATAGTTTTATCCCTTATCTCTGGAAAACTAGCTATAGATACATGTTTTTTTTCATAGGTTAATTCAGAATATATCTCATCGGATATAATTATTATATCTCTATCCTTTAACACCTCTACAATTGAATGTAGTTCATCTCTTGTCATAGTAGCTCCTGTAGGGTTATTAGGAAAGGGTATTATAACAACTTTCGTTTTTGATGTTATAGCTTCTTCTAAAAGTTCTGGTGTTAATTTAAATTTATCACAAGCTCTAAGATTTAATATTTTAGGAGTTGCCCCTGTGAAAGCTGTACAACCTTTGTAGGCAACAAAGCTTGGTTCTGGTATTATGACTTCATCCCCAGGTCCTACTAAGGTTCTTAAAGCTATATCTATGCCTTCACTACCTCCAACAGTTACAATAATTTCGTCTTTTGGATCATATTTTAATTGGTATTTATTTTTTAGTGAATTAGCTATTTCTCTACGCAATTCCATAAAACCAGCATTGGAGGAATAATGAGTATGACCTTGTTCTAGAGAATATATCCCAGATTCAACTACATTCCAAGGTGTAACAAAATCCGGTTCACCTATTCCAAGCGATATAGCATCCTCCATATCATTTACCATATCAAAGTATTTTCTTATACCTGAAGGAGGCATATTTCTTACATTTTCACGTATCATGTCCTGAAGCATCATATAAACAAGCCCTCCCTATCATCCTTTGGTTTATCTCTAAAAATAGTC from Clostridium pasteurianum BC1 includes:
- the dapG gene encoding aspartate kinase, which translates into the protein MKIVVQKFGGTSVSTKERRLLALEKILEAKKNGYSPVVVVSAMGRKGEAYATDTLLSLVDKSFRDNNLQASDLLMSCGEIISTVVISNELNKISIDAVPLLGGQAGIITDNNFSNASVVRIDTKKLLNILNEGRVPVVAGFQGLTEDGYITTLGRGGSDVTACLLGSALNSSKIEIYTDVDGIMTADPRIVKNASLIKEISYNEVFEFAHQGAKVIHPRAVEIAAKSNIPLVVKNTLNHCSGTVISKEISNKYNGLITGIANMDDRIQIKVSLEDNKSNKNYFNILNTLGENKISIDLINVFPDKKIFTINKNQFLSFSAVMKNLNIGYTYLDDCSKIALIGNGMKGVPGVMATILKILTKEGIEILQTADSNTTIWFLVKSDSATTAINALHHEFGLENEFSFIK
- the speD gene encoding adenosylmethionine decarboxylase, with the translated sequence MSAANNDKLKLYGFNNLTKSLSFNIYDVCYTENDQDRKKYIEYVDEQYNSERLTGILMDVTEIIGASVLNIAKQDYEPQGASVTLLISEEEVPLYVLDPSCNKGVVSPIRENLVGHLDKSHVTVHTYPESHPQNNISTFRVDIDVATCGTISPLKALDYLIDSFDSDIITIDYKVRGFTRDMDGHKHYIDHKINSIQNFIASRTVNRYILTDMNIYQSNIFHTKMKLKDINLENYLFDMEEKSLSKEKKDNIIKALDREMTEIFYGININ
- a CDS encoding sensor histidine kinase, yielding MHNIMFFLIMLFIYSTLALISIVFSTIYSKKYIGLISVSHVLGIFTVIFSILNNIIKLNPIINSVTVIFFLATNFVAILALFNFMNIRIKSSCKYIAIIITLIDIISLNFIPSLSVFIHKVLIMSIYIFIGILVLKSNNNNISKKCLGISCIVFPISQIIFEILMISVIDNGFNLDLALYVIQSLACSLFLILITLDNERKDFNKHVNILEEKVKDKDEIINRANEIDKMKMEFLANISHELRTPVNVIFSSIQLVELDLNKNNLSSNRKTLNYLKIMKQNCYRLIKLSNNFIDMSKIEAGFMELNLHNVEIVKVIEDITLSIVPFAEERGINIIFDTEIEEKIIACDVEKIERVMLNLLSNAIKFTPKDGEIEVYMYESDNNLYISVKDNGIGIPKYMQDRIFDRFTQVKDGLLKENEGSGIGLSLVKYLVEMHGGRVILESDMNKGCKFSIILPCNIIKGEDIGNFNDNGIGMKKIEIEFSDL
- a CDS encoding SAM-dependent methyltransferase, whose translation is MAFDTKKNKDKDLLEAVGRIFEQTKKNFNMVFWNNETINYTENPEFILKFNDKNTFKKILANPTTMIFAEAFMDGTFDIEGNIIEALTLKDQFENIEISNKDKVTLLLKGTSFPSINLHTKEKDRENISHHYDISNDFYRLFLGSSMTYSCAYYKNQEDDLTTAQENKVDHICKKLRLKPGEKLLEIGCGWGTMITWAAKHYGVEAHGVTISEEQYKYVSQRIKDENLEGKCFVELKDYRDVEGEGVYDKIVSIGMFEHVGIKNLPTYFSTMHRLLKDDGLFLNHGITHSKNSQVGKDESEFIEKYIFPGGELHTISGGISIMEDENYEICDVECLREHYYKTLVQWVKNLESNKEKAIEFTSDKTYRAWLLYMTGCAINFRAGLISIYQVLLSKSPKKPGFNIPLTREYMYK
- a CDS encoding MGDG synthase family glycosyltransferase, producing the protein MNILIISSNNTGCGHKSIAEALMEQFKEIPNVNAKVIEGFDTNGILLNTVSKSYGFFTRRARVLWKAVWNISLKKPELLTKLTERTMEKRFLKILDEEKPDLILSIHPNFNAPVLNILYKNEYNIPFITLIADLISITPLWVDRRADYIISPTKEAKERCIKFGAYASRVTIDKFPVRSRFYNDNVRKNPIINDDPKNALNFLLMSGGEGVGNLGSIAEILLENFNCNVKIVAGKNSVLKNKLENKYSEKYGNRLDVYGYVNNVNKLMEEVDILITRGSPNVLMEAVASNLPIIITGELLGQEEENSYYIEEKRLGIVCKDYRNLNDSVQRLLSENGKMLKEIMESQRKYRDPEATRKTVDFIVKVVSDFKLHEELDDINVQLERLV
- a CDS encoding DEAD/DEAH box helicase: MNDFYEFNIAKEILLSLEKLGYKNPTEVQKKVVPLVLKNKDIIVESQTGSGKTAAFAIPICERVEIENSNPQALILTPTRELAVQIKEDISNIGRFKKVRCTAIFGKQIFSSQVRELKQRIHVVVGTPGRTLDHIERGTINLSGINYLVIDEADEMLNMGFIDQVKNIINKLPPKRVTMLFSATMSEKIQILCHEYMKDPEVINIKAEKPITEKIKDYYYIVEGKDKFDLLKKIIYTENPDSAMIFCNTRNSVETLFSILRDKGFSCVSIHGGMLQQDRLNVIKSFSRGEFTFLVATDIAARGIDIANVTHVINYDLPFEKESYVHRIGRTGRGENNGKAISFVTPNQCRFLNEIEEYIERTINKAQLPELRDIEVGKNLFNERLKNKPKLKKEKSFELNKNILKIYINAGKKKKIRNVDIVGTISNINGVESEDIGIIDIQDNLSYIDILNGKGSLVIEALREKTMKGKKIRCERAER
- the larE gene encoding ATP-dependent sacrificial sulfur transferase LarE — translated: MSIDYKLNMLKDNIRKLKSAAIAYSGGVDSTFLLKVAHDVLGDKVIAVTAKSSTYPEREFKEAKQFAEEIGVKHIVIVSEELDIEGFSKNPTNRCYFCKKELFTKIKEVARESNVEKILDGSNLDDTRDYRPGMEAAKELDVISPLKEANLDKEDIRELSKSMGLRTWNKPSFACLSSRVPYGSEITTSKLEMIEGSEQFLLDLGFRQVRVRHHGDIARIEVSPEERKKFFNVELMDKVVDRLKDIGFKYVTLDLFGYRTGSMNEVLTEKEKK